Sequence from the Geothermobacter hydrogeniphilus genome:
GTTGATTCCGGTTGCGGCATCGGTTCGGACATTGCAGCCTCCACTGGGTCCGGAATGACTGAACCCCGAGAAAACGAAGCGGCAGGAGCCGGCCGGCTCCTGCCGAAAAGTGACCTGACCGAAGCAGGCGTCTATTTGAGCAGACCGGCCTCCTTGTAATATCTCAACGCTCCCGGATGAATCGGCGCCGAGAGCCCCTGCAACATGCTTTCCTTGGTCAGGACCGCGTAGGCGGGGTGCAGTTTCTTGAATTCCTCGAAGTTCTCGAACACTTCTTTGGTGATGGCATAGACCACGTCATCAGGCACGTCGGCGCTGGTACAGAGAGTCGCTTTGACACCGAAGGTAGGAACATTTTCCTTGTTCGTCACCCCGGGATACTGATCGACCGGGATGAAGGAGGACGCATAATAGGGGAACTGGGCTACCAACTTGTCGACAATCGGCTTCGGCACCTCGACGAAGTTGACCTTGCGGGCGCCGGCAACGGCTTCCTTGACCGAACCATTGGGATGGCCGACGGTGTAGAAGAAGGCATCGATACGACCATCCTGCAGCATGCCGGCCGACTCGGCGGCCTTGAGTCCCTCGGCCTTCAGGTCCTTCTTGTAATCGATGCCGGCGGCAGTCAGGGCATCGATGGCGTTGCCGCGCTGGCCGGAGCCGGGGTTGCCGATATTGACCACTTTGCCGCGCAGGTCATTGATGGTCCTGATGTGCTTGTCGGCGGCGGCGACAATGGTCACCGACTCGGGATGGATGGAAAAGACCGCCCGCAGCTTCTTGAACGGTTTGCCTTCCCAGTCGGCGGTGCCGTTGTAGGCCTGGTACTGACGGTCGGACTGGACAATGCCGAACTCGAGGTCGCCGCTCTTGATGGCGTTGATGTTGAAGACCGAACCACCGGTCGATTCGACGGTGGCCCGCAGGTTGTAGAGCTTGCGCTTCTTGTTGACCATCTTGGCGATGGCGCCGCCGGTCGGATAATAGACACCGGTGACCCCCCCGGTGCCGATGGTGACGTAACGCACCCTGGCCGCCGACGACGTCAGCGGGATAAAGCTGAGAGTCACCAGCAGAGACAGACAGGCAATCCAGAAACGTTTCATTGTTCGCACCTCCTTTTTGGCGGTTAGACAACCATGAAATCCTGCAGCGGACAAATCAGGCATAGAGCTGAAATCACACAGATTTCAACTATATCAGGGGTCATCCTGCTTGCAACACGACCAGCATCAGAAAGAATTCAACCGCCGGATAAAGGCCTTGAGCAGACCGAAATTGCGATTGTTGAATTCAAAAGCCAGGCGCGGCAGAGACAGCAGGTCGGGCTGGTCCTGTTCCTTGGCAAGCGGTCCGGTGAGGCGGAAATGACTTCCCGGAGCAAGAATCTGGTGAAATTCATCCGTCAAAATCCGCAGATGATCGGTATCAAGCGGCTTGTTGAGGCGAATCACCAGAATCTTGCCGACAAAACGCATCGAATGGTAGACGCGATAGAACTCATCGATGTATGCCACCGCCTCGGCTGGATCACGGGTGATGGAAAACAGGCTGAAATCCTCTCCCGAAATCAGCCCCTTCTTGAGCAGGGTATCGCGGGTGAACTGGAACCACTGCTCCCAGTAGTCCCCCTGGTCATCATCGATCATCACCAGCGGGATCGGCGGGTTCTTGCCGGTCTGGATCAGGGTCATGATCTCCATCGCCTCGTCCATGGTGCCGAATCCGCCGGGGAAGAGTGCCACGGCATGCGCTTCCTTGAGAAACGCGACCTTGCGGTTGAAGAAGTACTTGTAGACGATGACCCGGTCGTTGTTGTTACCCATGACCGGGTTGGTCTCCTGCTCGAAGGGAAGACGGATATTGACCGCGAACGAGTTGTCGGCCCCCGCCCCTTCGTTGCCGGCCTGCATGATGCCGCCACCGCCGCCGGTGATGACCATGTAATCGTGTTCGGCGAGCATCCGCGAAAAGTCAACGCACTTGCGGTAGATCGGCTCCTCAGGTGCGGTGCGCGCCGAGCCGAAGATGGTCACCTTCTTGCGTCCCCGGTAGGGCCCGAAGACCTTGTTGGTATAGCGCATCTCCTTCATGGTGGTACGCATCAGTTTCAGGTCGGCCAGGTAATCGGTATCCTGCCCCGCCTTCAACGCGCTGAGAATCATTTCCCGAATAATCTTGGGATGGTGAACCCCGACACGATTCACCAGGGCCTCAATTATCTCGTCGATTTCACCATTACTGCGATTGAAATGAAGTTCCATACCTATCCCTTCAGCAGGCCGGGAATCCTCCCGGAAAAAGAAGGATTAATTATAGCATAGACCTGAACCAGTAGCTCATGCCGGATGAAGAGTGCAAGTTCTTGGCCTGAGTGCGGTTTTCAAAAAGCTGAGGCGCCCCCACAGGTTCGCCGGTGATTTTTGAAAAGTGCAGGAAGGTCAATGACTTGTGCTATTCGCCGGGAATGGAGTTACTGATTCAGGTTAGTCGTTAGCGACGATCCAGAAAGTTTCGCGACGCCAGGCGATCAGCTGCAATCCAGATGCCACGGAGACTGGAGCCGGCATACCGCCGGTCGCATTCAAGGTAGAGTGCCCGCAGCTCCTTTTCGAGACGATAGAATTCTTCCCGCTGCGCCTCATCGAGACGCTCTTCGACCACTTCACAGAGAAAAGTGACACAGTTGAAGGGCCGTCGCTGCACCGGCCAGAGACAGCCGCCCGGACCAAGCAGGGGGCAGGTGGAAGAAAAATCGGGCTGGGGAACAGGATCATTGCGCAACAGGAAGGTCAACAGGTTTGCCAGGGTGACATGATGGAGCCCCCTGGCACAGCAGGCACCGAGGCAGTCGCGGCAGAGTTCCGACCCGCCTACGCTCAGGAAAAAATCATGCATCCGCCCCTGCAGACGTTCGATCCGGTCGATCTGGACTTCCAGCCAGCGTCGTTCGGCATCAGGCAGAGCGGCAACTTCGGTCGTCAGGCGGGTGAGGATGGTCTGCCAGCTGTGCTCAAGGGAGTGAGAGGAGGTCATGAGGGAAGAGTCCTGTTTTCCAACCGTATTACGCAGAAGCAACACAGCAGGCGGGTGCGTATCGGCCGCCCTCGCAGAAAACCCGCGGGGTCGCGGCCCCGCCCGCCGCCTTCCTCTTTTGCTGGCCCAAAAGAGGAAGCAGAAAAAGGCCATCGCCGGCGGCGGGCATGGACACTGCCCCTTGCCAACCATGCTGATGACGAAACCCGCGGCGCTCTCGTAGCACCGCCCGGCAGTGGTGGTACGTGAACCTGTCTACGCGGGGAGGCAAACTAGCGGGCTGCGCAGAAAAACCATGAAAACCTGAAAGAATACAACCCATATTCCCCGGCATTTCAGCCCCCGCACCACCGTTGAGGGGCGGATGCGTATCGGCCGCCCTCGTACCACCGTTGAAGGCGGTCGAGATTCGTGCAGATGCAAGGCGTCTCGTAACTGAAGGAGTGAGGTGTAGCGGCAGCTACTCCGCAGCGACTGAAGGCGCGAGCAACGCAGCAGATGTGCGGATATCGGCCGCCCTCGCAGCAAAAAAGTGGCCGAAGAGGGCCATAAGCCGGGTCCTGTCCCCCACCGCGGTTACCCCCGGCGGGGTGGTGATCATTCATCTAGGACCGCCGTTGCCGACGGCCTCAAGCAGCCTACCCGGGAGTCTCGGACGGGCCGCCCTCAAACACTCCCCTATTCGGCCTTGCTCCGGATGGGGTTTACCGAGCATCCGACGTCACCGCCGGACCTGGTGAGCTCTTACCTCACCCTTTCACCCTTACCACGTCTCCGCCGAAGCGTTTCAGTGGCGGTCTTCTCTCTGTGGCACTTTCCCTGGGGTCACCCCCGGTTCCCGTTAGGAACCATCCTGCCCTGCGGAGCCCGGACTTTCCTCCCGCCCGCCATGACAGCGGGCCGGCGATCACCTGTCCCTCTTCGACCACGATCCGGACTGTCTCTAGCCCTGTTCGGTCTGCACGTAGATCAGCCGATTGCAGTGCGGGCAGTATTGCGGCTTATCCAGTTTGAAAAGACTGTTGTAAAGCTGGGGCGGCAGCTGCATATTGCAACCGGTACAGGCACCGTTGCGCGCCTCGACCACCGCCATCCCGCCGCGCCGCGAGATCAGGGTCTGGTAGCGCTTGCGCACCCCGGCCGGAATCTGTTCCAGCAGGCTCTCCTTCCTGCCGTTCATTTCAGCGACACTGGAGGAGAAGCCGGCCATTTCCTGGTCGACCTCGGCCTGCCGGGCCTCGACGGTCGCGGCCAGAGAGGCGAGCTCCTGCTCTTTTTCGGCACGGTCACTGCCGAGGGACTCAAGCTGCCGGTCGACCTCGGTCAACTGCGCCTGCAGATCCCGAATCATCGCCTTGGCAGTGTCAATTTCCTTCAGCACCGCGACATACTCTTTCTGGGTCTTGATGTCGGGCAGACGGGCGTCGGAACGCTCGATATTCCGCTCTTCCTGGGCGATGGCATCATTCAATTCGCGACGACGGGTCTGAAACCCTTCCATCTCGTCGGCCAGACCGTCAACCATCTCCTGGACCCGGGCCATTTCCAGACGCTGTTCGGAAATGGCGCTTTCGAGCTGCCGGCGCTTTTCATCCAGCTGAATCAACTGCTGGTCAAGGCTCTGCAGCTCCCGCAATACAACTAGCTTCTCTTGCAAGGTTCAAACCTCCGCACTTCGGGTTCGGCCCGAATCGGCGAACATGCGCCATGGCCGTCCGGACAGGACATGGCCACGGGAAAATGCCCGCAAACCCGGGGTGGACAAAAAAACAGGGGATCAGATCACCTGAAAAGGTTCCTTCTCCCCCGACATCGAAACAAACTCAACCGGCCATTGCCGTTGTTCGGCGATGGCTGACAACGCGGCCCGCAGGTCATCCACGACCAGCTGTTCAGTACCGAAATGTCCGGCATCGAGCAACCCGAGACCCAGCTGCTCGGCACTGCGGGCTTCATGGTACTTGATGTCACCGGTTACCAGAACATCCGCCCCCCGACGCGCCGCTTCATGAATCAGAAAGGCGCCGCTGCCGCCGCAGACGGCCACTTTTTCGACCGGTTGTCGCGGATCTCCGACCAGCCGCAGATGATCGAGAGCCAGGGCGTCCTTCACCCGACGGGCGAAGGCTTCAAGACTGATTTCGGCTGATAACCGACCGATGCGGCCGAGACCGATATCCTCCCGCCGGTTCCGCAGCGGAAAAAGGTCGTAGGCAACATCCTCATAGGGATGTGCCTTGAGCAGCCGGTTGATCACCCGCCCGCTGAGTTCAGCCGGCACGGCCACTTCCAGACGCCACTCCGGGGTCCGTTCCCGTTCACCGGGACGGCCGATAAACGGGGTGCAATCAGGACCGGCGCGAAAACTTCCCTCTCCAAAAACCCGGAAAGAACAGCAGTCATAAGCCCCGATCCGCCCGGCGCCGGCGGCAAACAGGGCCTCGGCGACGGCATCCTGATGACCGTCCGGGATGAAAACCACCAGTTTCAGCAACTCGCCTTCCCGTCCGCCCAGCAACGGCTGCGTCCCGTTCAACCCGAGTCTGTCCGCCAGCCAGTCGTTGAGGCCGGGGCAGGCGCGATCAAGATTGGTGTGAGCACAGAGGACGGCAACTTCGGCGCGAATCGCGGCGAAGACCGACCGCCCCGGTTCGTCACCCGGGCTGACCCGTTTCAACGGCTTGAGCAGCAGTGGATGATGGGCAATCAGGGCCTGGGCGCCGGCGGCGACGGCCCGTTGCACGGCCGCTTCATTGACATCCAGACAGACCAGAACCCGGCGGACTTCAGACCCCGGATCTCCGACCTGCAGGCCGACATTGTCCCAGTCCTCAGCCAGCGCCGGGGGGTACAATCCGTTCAGGGCGCCGAGCAGATCATGAATGCGTATGATGCGTTCTTTGGCCATGGCAAAGAAAAAGAGTGCAACTCTAGGGTTGCACTCTTTTTGACTCTTTCAAGAGAAGGTATGCAGATATGAGTTGGTGACTCATGTTCTCCCTGTGGTGGGCCCACCAGGACTCGAACCTGGGACCAACCGGTTATGAGCCGGTGGCTCTACCAACTGAGCTATAGGCCCGCTATTACAAACGCGAAGAGCTTAGTTTATTCAGAACACTGAAGACTGTCAAGAGCAGAGCGTTTTTTTCATCGCGACGTCCTCAGCGCTCCGGAACCTCGACAAAACTCTTCAGACGCTTGGCCCGGCTCGGATGACGCAACTTGCGCAGAGCCTTGGCCTCGATCTGCCGAATACGCTCACGGGTGACCTGAAAATCCTGACCGACCTCCTCCAGGGTGTGATCCGATTTTTCACCGATACCGAAACGCATCCGCAGCACCTTTTCCTCGCGCGGGGTCAGGGTGGCCAGCACCTTGGCGGTCGAATCGCTGAGATTGCCCTTGATCACCGCCTCCAGCGGGGAAACCACCGCTTTGTCTTCGATGAAATCACCGAGAGAGGAATCTTCCTCTTCACCGATCGGGGTTTCGAGACTGATCGGCTCCTTGGCGATCTTGAGGACCCGGCGCACCTTCTCCAGCGGCAGCTCCATGCGCTCGGCGATCTCCTCCGGAGTCGGCTCGCGCCCCATCTCCTGGACCAGCTGACGACTGGTGCGGATCAGCTTGTTGATGGTCTCGATCATGTGCACCGGGATGCGGATGGTGCGGGCCTGATCGGCAATGGCGCGGGTGATCGCCTGACGGATCCACCAGGTGGCATAGGTCGAAAACTTGTAGCCGCGCTGATATTCGAACTTGTCGACCGCCTTCATCAGGCCGATATTGCCTTCCTGGATCAGATCGAGGAACTGCAGTCCGCGGTTGGTGTATTTCTTGGCGATGGAA
This genomic interval carries:
- a CDS encoding zinc ribbon domain-containing protein, encoding MQEKLVVLRELQSLDQQLIQLDEKRRQLESAISEQRLEMARVQEMVDGLADEMEGFQTRRRELNDAIAQEERNIERSDARLPDIKTQKEYVAVLKEIDTAKAMIRDLQAQLTEVDRQLESLGSDRAEKEQELASLAATVEARQAEVDQEMAGFSSSVAEMNGRKESLLEQIPAGVRKRYQTLISRRGGMAVVEARNGACTGCNMQLPPQLYNSLFKLDKPQYCPHCNRLIYVQTEQG
- a CDS encoding TAXI family TRAP transporter solute-binding subunit; protein product: MKRFWIACLSLLVTLSFIPLTSSAARVRYVTIGTGGVTGVYYPTGGAIAKMVNKKRKLYNLRATVESTGGSVFNINAIKSGDLEFGIVQSDRQYQAYNGTADWEGKPFKKLRAVFSIHPESVTIVAAADKHIRTINDLRGKVVNIGNPGSGQRGNAIDALTAAGIDYKKDLKAEGLKAAESAGMLQDGRIDAFFYTVGHPNGSVKEAVAGARKVNFVEVPKPIVDKLVAQFPYYASSFIPVDQYPGVTNKENVPTFGVKATLCTSADVPDDVVYAITKEVFENFEEFKKLHPAYAVLTKESMLQGLSAPIHPGALRYYKEAGLLK
- a CDS encoding LOG family protein, which translates into the protein MELHFNRSNGEIDEIIEALVNRVGVHHPKIIREMILSALKAGQDTDYLADLKLMRTTMKEMRYTNKVFGPYRGRKKVTIFGSARTAPEEPIYRKCVDFSRMLAEHDYMVITGGGGGIMQAGNEGAGADNSFAVNIRLPFEQETNPVMGNNNDRVIVYKYFFNRKVAFLKEAHAVALFPGGFGTMDEAMEIMTLIQTGKNPPIPLVMIDDDQGDYWEQWFQFTRDTLLKKGLISGEDFSLFSITRDPAEAVAYIDEFYRVYHSMRFVGKILVIRLNKPLDTDHLRILTDEFHQILAPGSHFRLTGPLAKEQDQPDLLSLPRLAFEFNNRNFGLLKAFIRRLNSF
- a CDS encoding Nif3-like dinuclear metal center hexameric protein, which produces MAKERIIRIHDLLGALNGLYPPALAEDWDNVGLQVGDPGSEVRRVLVCLDVNEAAVQRAVAAGAQALIAHHPLLLKPLKRVSPGDEPGRSVFAAIRAEVAVLCAHTNLDRACPGLNDWLADRLGLNGTQPLLGGREGELLKLVVFIPDGHQDAVAEALFAAGAGRIGAYDCCSFRVFGEGSFRAGPDCTPFIGRPGERERTPEWRLEVAVPAELSGRVINRLLKAHPYEDVAYDLFPLRNRREDIGLGRIGRLSAEISLEAFARRVKDALALDHLRLVGDPRQPVEKVAVCGGSGAFLIHEAARRGADVLVTGDIKYHEARSAEQLGLGLLDAGHFGTEQLVVDDLRAALSAIAEQRQWPVEFVSMSGEKEPFQVI